GGCGGTCGACTACGTGGCGGCCGCGCTGGAGGGCTAATCGAGCGGGACCTTCAGATCGATCACCGGACTGCCGTCGGCCATGTCCACCCCGCGAAGGTCGAGGCGGCCGGCCGTGGGGTCGACCGTCTCCACGGCACACTCGGTGACACAGACCGGGTTCGGCCGCGCGGGCGAGCGGGAGGTGAAGACGCCGCGGCCGGGGTCGCGATCCAGCGTCAGCACCGACCGGTCGGCGCGGTCGGCCCACCAGACCACCACGACCCGGTCGCCGTCGAAGCCCGTCAGCCCCTCGCGGTACGCCGGATCGACATCGAGGATACCCTCGGCGTCGTCGCGGAAGCCCTGCCGGGGCGCCTCGCTCGTCG
This window of the Haloplanus rubicundus genome carries:
- a CDS encoding TrmO family methyltransferase domain-containing protein, producing the protein MECDPIGTVHTPFETTSEAPRQGFRDDAEGILDVDPAYREGLTGFDGDRVVVVWWADRADRSVLTLDRDPGRGVFTSRSPARPNPVCVTECAVETVDPTAGRLDLRGVDMADGSPVIDLKVPLD